A DNA window from Agarivorans sp. TSD2052 contains the following coding sequences:
- a CDS encoding ABC transporter ATP-binding protein: protein MTHSASLLRLDEVVFAWPGEQHPAIHIPHLNIQAASHTFIHGPSGCGKSTLLSLIAGVISPQRGRLEFMGQDCASLSAAKRDQLRADNIGYVFQQFNLLPYLSVLDNVALACQFSRLRKQRALSRSATVLEEARRLLAHLQLPDKQLEQPVGQLSIGQQQRVAAARAMIGSPALIIADEPTSALDKTNREHFMNLLMAELKHCDSSLLLVSHDHELAERFEQVVDLPALNLGGQHELA from the coding sequence ATGACTCACTCTGCTTCTCTATTGCGTTTAGATGAAGTGGTGTTTGCGTGGCCGGGTGAACAGCACCCGGCCATTCACATTCCCCATTTAAACATTCAAGCTGCCAGTCATACCTTCATCCATGGGCCTAGCGGTTGTGGTAAGTCGACCCTATTGAGCTTAATAGCTGGGGTGATAAGCCCACAGCGCGGGCGGCTTGAATTTATGGGACAGGACTGCGCCAGCCTGTCTGCTGCGAAGCGAGACCAATTACGCGCTGACAATATTGGTTATGTATTTCAGCAGTTTAATTTGTTGCCTTATTTATCCGTATTAGACAATGTTGCTTTGGCTTGTCAGTTTTCTAGGCTACGTAAACAGCGCGCCTTGAGTCGCTCAGCCACGGTGCTTGAAGAAGCGCGGCGCTTACTGGCGCATCTACAATTGCCCGACAAACAGCTCGAGCAGCCGGTAGGCCAACTGAGCATTGGCCAGCAGCAACGGGTAGCTGCCGCGCGTGCCATGATTGGCTCACCGGCGCTTATTATTGCCGACGAACCCACCTCTGCTTTAGATAAAACTAACCGCGAACACTTTATGAACTTGCTGATGGCTGAACTAAAACACTGTGACAGTAGTTTATTATTGGTGAGCCATGATCATGAGTTAGCTGAACGTTTTGAGCAAGTGGTTGATTTACCCGCGCTTAATTTAGGAGGCCAGCATGAGCTTGCTTAA
- a CDS encoding ZrgA family zinc uptake protein, translating into MKLQPIFVAGLSLLSCAVYAQSAHQHGVAELFFAASGEQLDIDIHSPADNLLGFEHAPVNEQQQQLLSDAQLQVAQAMQLFTFDGGECELEKVTQDWGALEAEHHEHGKHDHHDVEEEHHEHDKHDHHSEAEEHHEHDKHGHHDEEEEHHEHDKHDHHSEAEEHDAHDHAKHQDDEAMHEQHNELAEPDSHDHSSHQDVRLSYQFHCHQLSTLTGFELQWFEAFPRIQVFHVQGVSDSGQTALDAKPNQNKVKL; encoded by the coding sequence ATGAAGTTACAGCCTATTTTTGTCGCGGGCCTAAGCCTGCTTAGCTGCGCAGTATATGCGCAATCAGCCCATCAACATGGGGTTGCAGAGTTATTTTTCGCCGCTTCAGGCGAACAATTAGATATCGACATTCACTCACCCGCCGATAACTTGTTGGGTTTTGAGCATGCTCCAGTTAACGAGCAGCAACAGCAATTATTGAGTGATGCACAATTGCAGGTGGCGCAAGCGATGCAACTGTTTACATTTGATGGTGGCGAATGTGAGTTAGAAAAAGTGACTCAGGACTGGGGGGCGTTAGAAGCCGAACACCATGAGCATGGTAAACATGACCATCATGATGTAGAGGAAGAACATCATGAGCATGATAAACACGACCATCATAGTGAGGCGGAAGAACATCATGAGCATGATAAACATGGCCATCATGATGAAGAGGAAGAACATCATGAGCATGATAAACACGACCATCATAGTGAAGCGGAAGAACATGATGCTCATGACCATGCTAAGCATCAAGATGATGAAGCCATGCATGAGCAGCACAATGAACTCGCAGAACCGGATAGCCACGATCATTCCAGCCATCAAGATGTGCGCTTGAGTTATCAGTTCCATTGCCATCAATTATCTACATTAACTGGCTTTGAGCTTCAGTGGTTTGAGGCCTTCCCACGGATCCAAGTATTTCATGTGCAAGGGGTTAGCGATAGCGGACAAACCGCCCTTGACGCTAAACCCAATCAAAATAAGGTGAAGCTATAA
- a CDS encoding DUF2797 domain-containing protein, translating into MQGHLSKMRAELAEQVQYYLPIGDQELHLNPLIGKSFGFEFTGSINCRSCGKKTKKSYSQGHCFVCMRKLASCDMCIMKPETCHYAEGTCREPEWGDTYCMIPHYVYLANTSGLKVGITRHSQIPTRWIDQGATQALPIFKVATRQLSGLVEIELAKLVADKTNWRAMLKGDAIALDLEAERERLLPQIAEALAELSERFGFDAVTALPDEKVVDLHFPVQQYPSKIASFNLDKDPLVQGELQGIKGQYLIFNNGVINIRKFGSYQVKLLESLAE; encoded by the coding sequence ATGCAAGGACACCTTTCTAAAATGCGCGCCGAATTGGCAGAGCAAGTACAATACTACTTGCCCATTGGCGACCAAGAATTACATCTGAACCCGCTTATAGGTAAGTCCTTTGGCTTCGAATTTACCGGCAGTATTAATTGCCGTAGCTGCGGAAAAAAAACTAAAAAAAGCTACTCGCAAGGCCATTGCTTTGTTTGCATGCGTAAGCTGGCGAGTTGCGACATGTGCATCATGAAACCAGAAACTTGTCACTATGCCGAAGGAACTTGCAGGGAGCCTGAGTGGGGTGATACGTACTGTATGATCCCGCATTACGTTTATCTCGCTAATACTTCAGGCCTTAAAGTGGGTATTACCCGCCATAGCCAAATACCCACTCGATGGATAGACCAAGGTGCGACGCAAGCGCTACCTATTTTTAAAGTGGCGACTCGCCAGTTGTCGGGCCTTGTTGAGATTGAGTTAGCTAAGTTAGTGGCTGATAAAACCAACTGGCGCGCAATGTTAAAAGGTGATGCCATCGCACTAGACTTAGAGGCTGAGCGTGAGCGCTTGTTGCCGCAAATTGCTGAGGCCTTAGCCGAGCTGTCGGAGCGCTTTGGTTTCGACGCGGTAACGGCTTTGCCCGATGAGAAAGTGGTAGATTTACACTTTCCGGTTCAGCAATATCCTTCAAAAATTGCTAGTTTCAACCTAGACAAAGACCCTCTAGTACAAGGTGAATTACAAGGAATAAAGGGCCAGTATTTAATCTTTAACAATGGTGTGATAAATATCCGTAAGTTTGGCTCTTACCAAGTGAAATTGTTAGAGTCTTTAGCTGAGTAG
- a CDS encoding substrate-binding periplasmic protein produces MKIIVIVYLLIHSFTSVASNISVATDFWEDYSNKDGTGYYFALLKRVFPEHQYAFHFMPYPRSIAMLEKQQVDLVFGASEDEFDNANCSSYIVEADVTDMLVSEAFYDSYMSLDDLVGKRVVSHLGYDWADSLPEGTKYSEYSDLTQMIKLLKKGRVDAILDYRADIEALLALAPELDGGIAIIDSVLSYGSTFCFAATDKGAELLSQFEQVMPLLIESDELHQIMIDQVDSDVDYPY; encoded by the coding sequence ATGAAAATAATTGTCATTGTTTATTTGCTTATCCATTCTTTTACATCTGTTGCTAGTAATATCTCTGTGGCCACCGATTTTTGGGAAGACTATAGCAACAAAGATGGCACCGGTTATTACTTCGCCTTGCTAAAGCGGGTGTTTCCTGAACACCAGTATGCCTTTCATTTTATGCCCTATCCTCGCTCAATTGCTATGCTCGAAAAACAACAAGTAGATTTGGTCTTTGGTGCCTCCGAAGATGAATTTGATAATGCCAATTGCTCTAGTTATATCGTCGAGGCCGATGTAACAGATATGCTGGTGTCAGAAGCATTTTACGATAGCTATATGTCACTTGATGATTTAGTGGGGAAACGCGTGGTGTCTCATCTTGGTTATGATTGGGCCGACTCGCTACCCGAAGGCACTAAGTATAGTGAATATTCTGATTTAACTCAGATGATTAAGTTATTGAAAAAGGGGCGGGTTGACGCGATTTTAGATTATCGGGCCGATATAGAAGCGCTGTTAGCGCTGGCCCCTGAGCTTGATGGCGGTATTGCCATCATTGATTCGGTCTTAAGCTACGGGTCCACCTTTTGCTTTGCTGCCACTGATAAGGGGGCTGAGCTGCTTAGCCAGTTTGAGCAAGTCATGCCATTGCTTATCGAAAGTGACGAGTTACATCAAATAATGATCGACCAAGTGGATAGCGATGTGGATTACCCATATTAA
- a CDS encoding chemotaxis protein, translating into MSSATSQTQGLLHFRLSLSQLFAIGTLKVREIVPYTRLTALPHSHQFVLGSASLRGQTISVIDMAAAVGYRPIGEDERESCSIIITDVSRQTVGFLVRGIEKITECRWRDIDPPPSSLGKDAYVTGVTRVDDKLVQLLDIEKLIASVFPDDEDRVRVSVSLPDQAILSQLKILLVDDSATARKQLSSALDSIEIDYQMASDGATAFKMMQQAAASGNPIDVLVSDIEMPGLDGYELTFEVRSDPGIAEAYIILHTSLSSEISVDRASQVGADEALTKFDAGELIDAMLRGADRVSGDVTKSALAKKSGILEGVL; encoded by the coding sequence ATGAGTAGCGCCACTAGTCAAACCCAAGGTTTATTGCATTTTAGACTGTCATTAAGTCAGTTATTTGCAATTGGCACCTTAAAAGTGCGTGAAATTGTACCTTACACCCGGCTAACTGCACTGCCTCACTCTCACCAGTTCGTACTTGGCTCGGCGTCATTACGCGGGCAAACCATTTCGGTTATCGATATGGCTGCTGCGGTAGGTTATCGACCGATTGGTGAAGATGAGCGAGAAAGTTGCTCGATCATTATTACCGACGTAAGTCGGCAGACGGTTGGCTTTTTGGTGAGAGGTATTGAGAAAATCACCGAATGTCGCTGGCGTGACATCGATCCACCACCTAGCTCTTTAGGTAAAGACGCTTATGTCACTGGCGTGACCCGGGTTGATGATAAATTGGTTCAGTTACTCGATATTGAAAAACTGATTGCCAGTGTATTTCCTGATGATGAAGACCGGGTGAGGGTATCGGTAAGTTTGCCCGACCAAGCTATTTTGAGTCAGCTTAAAATCTTATTAGTTGATGATTCTGCCACGGCGCGTAAGCAGTTATCTAGCGCGCTAGACAGCATAGAAATTGATTATCAAATGGCCAGTGACGGCGCCACCGCATTTAAAATGATGCAACAGGCCGCTGCCAGTGGTAACCCGATTGATGTGTTGGTTAGTGATATCGAGATGCCGGGATTAGATGGTTACGAACTCACCTTTGAAGTGCGCAGTGACCCCGGTATAGCTGAAGCCTATATTATTTTGCATACCTCATTATCGAGTGAAATCAGTGTCGACCGAGCCAGCCAAGTGGGCGCTGATGAAGCGTTGACCAAGTTTGATGCGGGTGAACTGATTGATGCCATGTTGCGAGGGGCCGATCGGGTGTCTGGTGATGTTACCAAGAGTGCTTTGGCAAAAAAGAGCGGAATCCTTGAGGGCGTGCTTTAG
- a CDS encoding LysR substrate-binding domain-containing protein has protein sequence MDIDALRSLVAFVESGSFTRAASQTFRTQSAISAQMKKLQQESDSPLFEKEGRSLVLTPAGQALASYARRIVSLHDQAVTELKHSKAKVELRIGCPDDYSLSILPLFTEILQQQIPNLYLRLRAGPSYQLREQLDLGELDLAILTRPPDSDEGLLLRHDQGIWVSSATKDVCQQRPLPLALYDTDCKFHSSAIDGLDKAEIAYHLMATSANHSGLYGLVAQGLAVAAMARSSKGELQEMCAETMPPLPAIDIVVVSATKPHLACNRPTLKNICEQFRLADQQVQSKLSDVVLS, from the coding sequence ATGGATATTGATGCTTTACGCAGCTTAGTGGCTTTTGTTGAAAGTGGCAGTTTTACCCGTGCCGCCAGCCAAACTTTTCGCACCCAATCAGCGATTAGTGCGCAAATGAAAAAGCTGCAACAAGAAAGTGATAGCCCTTTGTTTGAAAAAGAAGGGCGTAGCCTAGTACTTACCCCGGCAGGGCAAGCTTTGGCGAGTTATGCCCGTAGAATCGTCAGTTTACATGATCAAGCCGTGACCGAGCTTAAACACAGCAAGGCTAAAGTTGAGCTGCGTATAGGCTGTCCTGATGATTACAGTTTATCGATTTTGCCGCTATTTACCGAGATACTGCAGCAACAGATACCTAATTTGTACTTACGACTCCGAGCTGGACCAAGTTATCAGCTGCGTGAGCAGCTTGATCTGGGGGAACTAGACTTAGCCATACTTACTCGTCCCCCCGATAGTGATGAGGGTTTATTACTGCGTCACGACCAAGGTATTTGGGTCAGTTCCGCCACCAAAGATGTTTGCCAGCAACGGCCATTACCGCTAGCCTTATATGATACCGATTGCAAATTTCACAGCAGTGCGATTGATGGTTTAGATAAAGCGGAGATTGCCTATCACTTGATGGCGACCAGTGCTAACCATAGTGGTTTGTATGGTTTAGTTGCGCAGGGTTTGGCTGTAGCAGCCATGGCCCGTTCTAGCAAAGGTGAATTGCAAGAAATGTGCGCTGAAACAATGCCGCCGTTGCCGGCAATTGATATCGTAGTGGTTAGCGCTACCAAGCCTCATTTGGCTTGCAATCGCCCGACCCTAAAAAACATATGTGAACAATTTCGTCTTGCTGACCAGCAAGTGCAGAGCAAATTAAGCGACGTTGTGCTTAGTTAG
- a CDS encoding glutathione S-transferase family protein, whose translation MILHDYLPSGNGYKIRLLLSLLGQEFQVKCYNIVAGETRTAAFLALNPNGKIPVLQFDDGRCLAESNAVLFYLAQNSAYWPQDSWQQAQVLKWMNFEQYSHEPNIASVRFWLGHAGMNDTRQAQLEDKMKQGYAALDVMEQTLNQQDFFVGEQMSIADIALYAYTHVAEEGGFELNAYPAIRKWCQRISQLDNYLAIDDESVVMH comes from the coding sequence ATGATTTTGCACGACTACTTACCTTCGGGAAATGGCTATAAAATTCGATTATTACTCAGCCTGCTAGGGCAAGAATTTCAAGTGAAGTGCTACAACATTGTTGCAGGAGAAACACGCACCGCTGCGTTTTTGGCACTGAACCCAAATGGCAAAATCCCCGTCTTGCAGTTCGACGACGGCCGCTGCCTAGCGGAGTCTAACGCCGTATTATTTTACCTCGCGCAGAATAGCGCATATTGGCCACAAGATAGCTGGCAACAGGCACAAGTATTAAAATGGATGAACTTTGAGCAGTACAGTCACGAGCCTAATATTGCCTCGGTACGCTTTTGGTTAGGTCACGCCGGTATGAACGACACACGCCAAGCCCAATTAGAGGACAAGATGAAGCAAGGTTATGCCGCGCTGGACGTGATGGAGCAAACGCTCAATCAGCAAGACTTTTTTGTTGGAGAGCAAATGAGCATCGCTGATATCGCTTTATACGCTTATACCCATGTAGCCGAAGAGGGTGGCTTTGAGCTAAACGCGTACCCCGCAATTAGAAAGTGGTGCCAGCGTATTAGCCAATTGGACAACTATTTGGCGATTGATGATGAATCTGTAGTGATGCATTGA
- a CDS encoding NADP-dependent oxidoreductase: MSSYQSIHLVQRPLTHIEASCFELREHSTHALAEGQFRVKQTHMSLDPAMRGWMSADTDSYIPPVALGDVMRASGIAEVIESNNANFPVGASVMGMFGWTEQAVSDGTGVNIVPPGLPAEAVLAVLALPGMTAAQGLLEIAKPKAGETLLVSGAAGSVGSLVGQIAKAEGLRVIGVAGSDEKCRWLVEELGFDGAVNYKTDDIAARVAELTPDGVDIYFENTGGAIQQVAVDNMNAFGRIVVCGMIADYNNETPSAGPNWISVVKKRLSIQGFTMPDHFDRAPQLMQQVGGYLQAGKLQYRVHVLDGLASAIDGINLLFSGENQGKLIVKL, from the coding sequence ATGTCTAGCTATCAATCAATTCACTTAGTTCAGCGCCCGCTTACGCATATTGAAGCGAGTTGTTTTGAGCTTCGCGAGCATTCTACTCACGCTTTAGCTGAGGGGCAGTTTCGTGTTAAGCAAACTCATATGTCACTTGATCCGGCGATGCGTGGTTGGATGAGTGCTGATACCGATAGCTACATTCCTCCTGTTGCACTGGGTGATGTGATGCGGGCTAGCGGTATCGCTGAAGTGATTGAATCAAATAATGCTAACTTTCCTGTAGGCGCAAGCGTTATGGGAATGTTTGGATGGACAGAGCAAGCGGTTAGCGATGGCACTGGTGTGAACATTGTGCCACCAGGCTTGCCTGCTGAAGCCGTATTGGCGGTTCTTGCTTTACCGGGTATGACCGCTGCGCAAGGTTTGTTGGAAATAGCAAAACCCAAAGCCGGCGAAACCTTGTTAGTGAGTGGCGCGGCTGGCTCAGTGGGATCATTGGTTGGTCAAATAGCCAAGGCTGAGGGCTTACGCGTTATCGGCGTGGCGGGCAGCGATGAGAAATGTCGCTGGCTGGTGGAAGAACTAGGTTTTGATGGCGCTGTGAATTACAAAACCGATGATATTGCCGCGCGAGTGGCAGAGTTAACGCCAGATGGCGTGGACATTTATTTTGAGAATACTGGCGGCGCAATTCAACAAGTCGCGGTTGATAATATGAATGCTTTTGGGCGCATTGTGGTGTGTGGGATGATCGCCGATTACAACAACGAAACCCCATCAGCGGGACCTAATTGGATCAGCGTTGTTAAAAAGCGTTTATCAATTCAGGGTTTTACCATGCCTGACCACTTTGACCGCGCGCCACAACTTATGCAGCAAGTCGGCGGCTATCTACAAGCCGGTAAATTGCAATACCGAGTGCATGTATTAGACGGCTTAGCATCAGCAATTGATGGTATTAATTTACTGTTTAGCGGTGAAAACCAAGGCAAGTTAATTGTGAAGTTGTAA